A single genomic interval of uncultured Desulfobacter sp. harbors:
- a CDS encoding YccF domain-containing protein, which yields MTFLLNLLWFVLGGGWAAGLLWILTGCILMLTVVGIPFGWAAFRIAGFAAFPYGKTLVDARAVGEEVITGTTLANILWIIFAGIWLAISHISAGIALCLTIIGIPFGFAHFRLAAVCFAPLGTRTVSI from the coding sequence ATGACCTTTTTGTTGAATTTGCTTTGGTTTGTACTTGGCGGGGGATGGGCTGCAGGCCTTTTATGGATTCTTACAGGCTGTATTCTGATGCTCACGGTTGTGGGCATTCCCTTTGGCTGGGCTGCGTTTAGAATTGCAGGATTTGCCGCCTTTCCCTATGGCAAGACACTTGTGGATGCCAGGGCCGTGGGCGAAGAGGTGATAACCGGTACGACCCTGGCGAATATTTTGTGGATTATCTTTGCGGGTATATGGCTGGCCATCTCTCACATCTCAGCCGGGATAGCCCTTTGTCTGACCATTATCGGCATCCCCTTTGGATTCGCCCATTTCCGGCTGGCCGCCGTATGCTTTGCGCCCTTGGGGACGCGTACGGTTTCGATTTGA